Proteins from a single region of Lujinxingia litoralis:
- a CDS encoding response regulator, translating to MGKFMDYFIPESLKDEGGIELRRAQIGVKTTYTAVFWAYLAAAISFSGGSYEAALSLVICGTTVATAPLLLRSTARMDWAGHLIVGPIYLLLFYLIHQNGGLSAPAIVWPAILPLLANLFQGRRTAKVWLYVVILSWSAVLVGTLTGYDFPATQLPPVVANVQRGISLIGLAVTAHVVLQLKDNLQSWLTDEVRSKEAETRAVLETAPDGIITINSDGEVLTANNAAARIFERSRDAIAGEHITALFSTLDTGALKHLDTGESLGHTGVRPSGEFPAEIAVGTLDGRVILVLRDITERKQAELQIRQARDAAIQANQAKSAFLANMSHELRTPLNAVIGYSEIIIEEIEYLQKDSPKDASIVSEFLPDLSRIRTAGTHLLALINDILDLSKIEAGKMSVHVEMFDVHDLVEDIRATVMPLAQKNHNTLNVEVSDDLGYMNTDATKMRQILFNLLSNACKFTSDGTITLRMSPNEAFSHVICEVEDTGVGIDEEQLNAIFEAFTQADSSTTREFGGTGLGLTITRHFCELLGGGIEVESTPGKGSLFKVSLACNLRDATAAEEDTTTPANLPASLGNGGTQTVLVVDDDPSLRDLLRRVLEREGITVVTAANGSEGLLLAEQLHPDVITLDVMMPSMDGWTLLSKIKDHPELHDTPVVMVTMLDESARGYALGADDYLVKPIDRKRLIETLSAYRRPHDGSKEILLVEDDEPTRSLMRRTLEDDGWRVVEAEDGRVGLDKLEQVNPALVLLDLMMPNLDGFEFLRRLRAHPEYNQVPVIVVTARELSAAEEAQLRRDTSEILTKGGRGDGSFGENRERLLAQVRQHVHTVIARKSAPSPAEDTSRPSVKQP from the coding sequence ATGGGTAAATTCATGGATTACTTTATCCCCGAGTCGCTCAAAGACGAGGGAGGCATTGAGCTCAGGCGCGCACAGATCGGTGTAAAGACGACCTACACGGCGGTCTTCTGGGCGTACCTGGCCGCCGCGATCTCCTTCTCCGGCGGCTCCTACGAGGCGGCGCTCTCACTGGTTATCTGCGGCACAACCGTCGCCACCGCGCCGCTGTTGTTGCGTTCCACAGCGCGCATGGACTGGGCCGGACACCTCATCGTAGGCCCGATCTACCTGCTGCTCTTCTACCTCATTCACCAGAACGGCGGCCTGTCTGCGCCGGCCATTGTGTGGCCGGCAATCCTTCCGCTGTTGGCCAACCTCTTTCAGGGACGCCGCACCGCCAAGGTGTGGCTCTACGTCGTCATCCTCAGCTGGAGCGCGGTGCTGGTGGGCACCCTCACCGGCTACGACTTCCCCGCCACGCAGCTGCCGCCGGTGGTCGCCAACGTCCAGCGCGGCATCAGCCTGATCGGCCTGGCGGTCACCGCCCACGTGGTGCTCCAGCTCAAAGATAATCTGCAGAGCTGGCTGACCGACGAGGTGCGCAGCAAAGAGGCCGAAACCCGCGCGGTGCTGGAGACGGCTCCCGACGGCATCATCACCATCAACTCCGATGGCGAGGTACTCACCGCCAACAACGCCGCGGCCCGCATCTTCGAACGCTCCCGTGACGCGATCGCCGGCGAGCACATCACCGCGCTTTTCAGCACACTCGACACCGGCGCACTTAAGCACCTGGACACCGGCGAATCCCTCGGTCACACCGGCGTGCGCCCCTCTGGCGAGTTCCCCGCCGAGATCGCAGTAGGCACGCTGGACGGCCGCGTCATTCTGGTGCTGCGCGATATCACCGAACGCAAGCAGGCCGAGCTTCAGATCCGCCAGGCCCGCGACGCCGCCATCCAGGCCAATCAGGCCAAGAGCGCCTTTTTGGCCAACATGAGCCACGAGCTGCGCACCCCGCTCAACGCGGTGATCGGCTACTCCGAGATCATCATCGAAGAGATCGAGTATTTGCAGAAAGACTCTCCCAAAGACGCCAGCATCGTCTCGGAATTCTTGCCCGACCTCTCCCGGATCCGCACCGCCGGCACCCACCTGCTTGCCCTGATCAACGACATCCTCGACCTCTCCAAGATCGAAGCCGGCAAGATGAGCGTGCACGTGGAGATGTTCGACGTCCACGACCTGGTCGAGGATATCCGTGCCACCGTCATGCCCCTGGCCCAAAAGAACCACAACACGCTCAACGTCGAGGTCAGCGACGATCTCGGCTACATGAACACCGACGCCACCAAGATGCGTCAGATCCTCTTCAACCTGCTGAGCAACGCCTGCAAGTTCACCTCCGATGGCACCATTACCCTGCGGATGTCCCCCAATGAGGCCTTCAGCCACGTGATCTGCGAAGTGGAGGATACCGGGGTGGGCATTGATGAAGAGCAGCTCAATGCGATCTTTGAAGCCTTCACCCAGGCCGACTCCTCGACCACCCGGGAGTTCGGGGGCACCGGGCTGGGGCTGACCATCACCCGCCACTTCTGCGAGCTGCTGGGCGGCGGCATCGAGGTCGAATCCACCCCGGGCAAGGGGAGCCTCTTTAAGGTGAGCCTGGCCTGCAACCTGCGCGACGCCACCGCCGCTGAGGAAGACACCACCACGCCCGCAAACCTGCCCGCCTCGCTGGGCAACGGGGGCACCCAGACCGTATTGGTCGTCGACGATGATCCCTCGCTACGCGACCTGTTGCGCCGCGTTCTCGAGCGCGAAGGCATCACAGTGGTCACCGCCGCCAATGGCTCCGAAGGGCTGCTCCTGGCCGAGCAACTCCACCCCGACGTCATCACCCTCGATGTGATGATGCCCTCGATGGACGGGTGGACGCTCCTCTCCAAGATCAAGGACCATCCCGAGCTTCATGACACCCCGGTGGTCATGGTCACCATGCTCGACGAAAGCGCCCGCGGCTATGCACTCGGCGCCGACGACTATCTGGTCAAGCCCATCGATCGCAAACGCCTCATCGAGACGCTCAGCGCGTATCGGCGCCCGCACGATGGATCCAAAGAGATCCTGCTGGTCGAAGACGACGAGCCCACCCGCTCCTTGATGCGGCGCACACTCGAAGATGACGGCTGGCGTGTGGTCGAGGCCGAAGATGGACGCGTGGGCCTGGACAAACTCGAGCAGGTCAACCCGGCGCTGGTGCTTCTGGACCTGATGATGCCCAACCTCGACGGCTTTGAGTTCCTGCGTCGGCTGCGCGCGCATCCCGAGTACAACCAGGTTCCGGTGATCGTTGTGACCGCCCGCGAACTCTCCGCGGCCGAAGAGGCCCAGCTGCGCCGCGACACCAGCGAGATTCTCACCAAGGGCGGCCGAGGGGACGGAAGTTTTGGCGAAAACCGCGAGCGACTGCTCGCCCAGGTGCGTCAGCATGTGCACACCGTGATTGCACGAAAGAGCGCTCCCTCCCCCGCCGAGGACACCTCGCGGCCCTCGGTCAAGCAGCCCTGA
- a CDS encoding dioxygenase family protein, with translation MSQETMDRNTPPSNVPVSRRAFLSAMAAAGAGLVAGGWGSGCQPGARSAAPQSAGGPLSPGPDRSALMPVGFVGHGAPTLAIDPGKGGDLARWSQGLRKPRAILTISAHWEDAPATAGTTRVRDLMYDFYGFPDELYEIEYPSPGAPDLVRRVASLMGGELSQEDRPLDHGVWVPLLHMAPQADVPVLQLSLPSRQGPQALFELGRNLAPLREEGVFILGSGNIVHNLRRLTWGAEPAAPPAWAAEFDQWAREVLDRGDFDALVDYREKSPGLGLAHPTEEHFQPLLVAAGAASVAQSTSSYPVEGFEYGSISRRCVQFG, from the coding sequence ATGAGTCAGGAGACGATGGATAGGAACACGCCGCCGAGTAACGTGCCCGTGAGTCGGCGGGCATTTTTGAGTGCCATGGCCGCAGCGGGGGCCGGGCTGGTAGCGGGAGGATGGGGGAGCGGCTGTCAGCCCGGCGCGCGGTCCGCAGCGCCGCAGAGTGCCGGCGGACCGCTAAGCCCGGGCCCGGACCGTAGCGCGTTGATGCCGGTGGGGTTTGTGGGTCACGGCGCGCCCACGCTGGCGATCGACCCGGGTAAAGGCGGTGACCTGGCCCGCTGGTCACAGGGGCTGCGCAAGCCCCGGGCCATCCTCACCATCAGCGCGCACTGGGAGGATGCGCCGGCGACGGCGGGCACCACCCGGGTGCGCGACCTGATGTATGATTTTTACGGCTTCCCCGATGAACTCTACGAGATTGAGTACCCCTCGCCGGGAGCGCCCGATCTGGTGCGCCGCGTGGCGAGTCTGATGGGGGGAGAACTCTCCCAGGAGGACCGTCCGCTGGATCACGGGGTCTGGGTGCCCTTGTTGCATATGGCTCCCCAGGCCGACGTGCCGGTGTTGCAGCTCTCGCTGCCCTCACGGCAGGGCCCCCAGGCGCTCTTCGAGCTCGGGCGCAACCTCGCCCCGCTGCGGGAGGAGGGCGTGTTCATCCTGGGGAGTGGAAACATCGTGCATAACCTGCGGCGCCTTACCTGGGGAGCGGAGCCTGCGGCACCGCCGGCCTGGGCCGCGGAGTTTGATCAGTGGGCTCGCGAGGTGCTTGACCGGGGCGATTTTGACGCGCTGGTGGACTATCGGGAGAAAAGCCCCGGTCTGGGGCTGGCGCACCCGACTGAGGAGCACTTCCAGCCGCTGCTGGTCGCCGCCGGGGCGGCCAGCGTGGCGCAGAGCACGAGCTCCTATCCGGTGGAGGGCTTTGAGTACGGCAGCATCAGCCGGCGCTGCGTGCAGTTCGGCTAG
- a CDS encoding Rossmann-like and DUF2520 domain-containing protein produces MSTSSTHALPWIIVGYGRVGQALDLLANQLGATVVATWNRTEDAARAAPGGPGQRTFGALPQPLTPHLQRPALVWITVVDDAIARITRTLAEHIAPGSILVHTSGSLASTELRPAPRGCSVASLHPLQAITEPVRAVQRFHRTFWSVEGDDLAVEHLQTLLGPVGIAPQRIAPDTKPYYHAAAVTAANLLVSLIDASIDIATRADIDPDIARTALVELAGSSLDNLSRNPPADALSGPVARGDEHTISQHREALQRLSDAPDLLQIYDLLTARARRLMQSTADTIPPDESAS; encoded by the coding sequence ATGAGCACTTCTTCAACCCACGCTCTCCCCTGGATCATCGTCGGATACGGCCGCGTCGGCCAGGCGCTCGATCTGCTCGCCAACCAGCTCGGCGCAACCGTGGTGGCCACCTGGAACCGCACCGAAGACGCCGCGCGGGCCGCCCCCGGCGGCCCGGGCCAGCGCACCTTCGGTGCGCTGCCGCAGCCGCTGACACCCCACCTCCAGCGCCCGGCGCTGGTCTGGATCACGGTCGTGGATGACGCCATCGCCCGCATCACCCGAACCCTGGCCGAGCACATCGCCCCTGGCTCCATCCTTGTGCACACCTCCGGGAGCCTGGCCAGCACCGAGCTGAGACCGGCCCCCCGGGGCTGCTCCGTGGCCTCGTTGCATCCCCTCCAGGCTATCACCGAGCCTGTGCGCGCGGTCCAACGCTTCCATCGCACCTTCTGGAGCGTCGAGGGCGACGACCTGGCGGTCGAGCATCTCCAAACACTGCTGGGGCCGGTCGGGATCGCCCCGCAGCGCATCGCCCCCGACACCAAACCCTACTACCACGCGGCAGCCGTCACCGCGGCCAACCTCCTGGTCAGTCTGATCGACGCCTCGATCGACATCGCCACCCGTGCCGACATCGATCCCGACATCGCTCGCACCGCCCTGGTGGAGCTCGCCGGTTCCAGCCTGGATAACCTCAGCCGCAATCCCCCGGCTGACGCACTCAGCGGTCCGGTGGCCCGGGGCGATGAACACACCATCTCCCAGCACCGCGAGGCACTACAGCGCCTGAGCGATGCCCCCGATCTTCTGCAAATCTACGATCTGCTCACCGCCCGGGCACGCCGGCTGATGCAGAGCACCGCCGACACCATCCCCCCCGATGAATCAGCATCCTGA
- a CDS encoding ParA family protein, producing the protein MAPALKTCISCEKQFLVKFRFQIERRGSEMVYYCSQQCRQGSTEQQGQVRCTSCDKAFVPTYAFQQATVDGKQVHYCSMACRTPAVQDYRQRRTQDERGPMRIAVLNQKGGTGKTTTTVALGTGLALAGHRVLIIDVDSQGHVGISLGIEGKRTLYHLMVEGMPLSQCVVAARPNLDVLIGDDTLASVEIFLARKDEGRDKLLRKVLHENHDYDFILLDCGPSLSLLNMNALTFADHLIVPVSCDFLSLVGVKQVMKTLKNVNQVLLHPISIMGILPTFYDMRNNISDESIKTLKGYFHDKVLPPIRINTRLKEAPRHRQSIFEYAPDSRGASDYQRVVDWVVREHQRRAQASA; encoded by the coding sequence ATGGCTCCCGCACTCAAGACCTGCATCAGCTGCGAGAAGCAGTTTCTGGTCAAGTTTCGCTTTCAGATCGAGCGCCGTGGCTCGGAGATGGTCTACTACTGCAGCCAGCAGTGCCGTCAGGGCTCCACCGAGCAACAGGGACAGGTACGCTGCACCAGCTGCGATAAAGCATTCGTGCCGACCTATGCCTTTCAACAGGCTACCGTTGACGGCAAGCAGGTCCACTACTGCTCGATGGCTTGCCGCACCCCGGCGGTCCAGGACTACCGCCAGCGCCGCACGCAGGACGAGCGCGGCCCGATGCGCATCGCCGTACTCAACCAAAAAGGCGGCACCGGCAAAACCACCACCACCGTGGCTCTGGGAACCGGCCTGGCGCTGGCTGGACACCGCGTGCTCATCATCGACGTCGATAGTCAGGGCCACGTCGGCATCAGCCTGGGAATCGAAGGCAAGCGCACCCTCTACCACCTGATGGTCGAGGGCATGCCCCTGAGCCAGTGCGTGGTCGCCGCGCGCCCTAACCTGGACGTCCTGATCGGTGATGACACCCTGGCCAGCGTGGAGATTTTTCTGGCTCGCAAAGACGAGGGTCGTGACAAACTTTTGCGCAAGGTCCTCCACGAGAACCACGACTACGACTTTATCCTGCTCGACTGCGGCCCGAGCCTCTCGCTGCTGAACATGAACGCGCTGACCTTTGCCGATCACCTGATCGTACCGGTCTCCTGTGACTTCTTGAGCCTGGTCGGGGTCAAGCAGGTCATGAAGACGCTGAAAAACGTCAACCAGGTCCTGCTGCACCCCATCAGCATCATGGGGATCCTGCCGACCTTCTATGACATGCGAAACAACATCAGCGACGAATCGATCAAAACCCTCAAGGGCTACTTCCACGACAAGGTGCTCCCGCCGATTCGCATCAACACCCGGCTCAAAGAAGCACCGCGCCATCGGCAGTCGATCTTTGAATACGCTCCGGACAGCCGGGGGGCCTCCGACTACCAGCGGGTGGTCGACTGGGTGGTCCGGGAACATCAGCGGCGCGCCCAGGCCAGCGCCTGA
- a CDS encoding exo-beta-N-acetylmuramidase NamZ family protein: MTHGTPIVQTGLQRLLTEPERLQALQGQRLGLLVNPTSVTNELEHAIEALRGAGLNIVRLFGPEHGVRADAQDMEVVEETVDPISGLPCVSLYGHTFESLKPRPEHLAGLDRVICDIQDIGARYYTYVYTIGLMMQACGEAGIPVTVLDRPNPINGMDIEGNIVLEGYNSFVGMQPIATRHAMTCGELAHYFNRFTDWQCQLDVVELQGWKRTMWFDDTGLPWVMPSPNMPTLETATLYPGQCLIEGTNLSEARGTTRPFELVGAPYVDAPALKAYLESLELEGVAFRLAAFRPMFQKHAGQTCRGLQLHITDRNRLRSLTLSYAILTGIIAQGSRDFGWREQAYEFVQDRLAIDLLLGDPAQRRALEDGADPRALAEANRVARADFEARRTECLLYHD; encoded by the coding sequence ATGACTCATGGTACCCCCATCGTACAGACCGGCCTCCAGCGCCTCCTGACCGAACCCGAACGTCTCCAGGCCCTCCAGGGTCAACGACTGGGCCTGCTGGTCAATCCCACCAGCGTGACCAACGAGTTAGAGCACGCCATCGAGGCGCTGCGCGGCGCCGGCCTCAACATCGTGCGCCTCTTCGGACCGGAGCACGGTGTCCGCGCCGACGCCCAGGATATGGAAGTCGTCGAAGAGACCGTCGATCCCATCTCGGGATTGCCCTGCGTGAGCCTCTACGGCCACACCTTTGAGAGCCTCAAGCCGCGCCCGGAACACCTGGCAGGCCTCGATCGCGTCATCTGCGATATTCAGGACATTGGCGCTCGCTACTATACCTACGTCTACACCATCGGACTGATGATGCAGGCCTGCGGTGAAGCAGGCATCCCCGTCACCGTGCTCGACCGCCCCAACCCCATCAACGGGATGGACATCGAGGGCAACATCGTTCTGGAGGGCTACAACTCCTTTGTGGGCATGCAACCCATCGCCACACGCCACGCCATGACCTGCGGCGAGCTCGCGCACTACTTTAACCGCTTCACCGACTGGCAATGCCAGCTCGACGTCGTCGAACTGCAGGGCTGGAAGCGCACCATGTGGTTTGACGACACCGGGCTCCCCTGGGTGATGCCCAGCCCCAACATGCCCACCCTGGAGACCGCCACCCTCTACCCGGGACAGTGCCTGATTGAGGGGACCAACCTCAGCGAAGCCCGCGGCACCACTCGCCCTTTTGAGCTTGTGGGAGCACCCTATGTTGACGCCCCGGCCTTAAAAGCCTACTTGGAATCTCTGGAGTTGGAGGGCGTGGCCTTTCGACTGGCAGCCTTTCGGCCCATGTTTCAAAAGCACGCCGGACAGACCTGCCGCGGTCTGCAGCTCCACATCACCGACCGCAACCGGCTCCGTAGCCTGACCTTAAGTTACGCTATCCTCACCGGTATCATTGCCCAGGGCTCCCGGGACTTTGGCTGGCGGGAGCAGGCCTACGAGTTTGTGCAAGACCGTCTGGCCATCGACCTGCTCCTCGGCGACCCGGCCCAGCGCAGAGCGCTCGAAGATGGTGCCGATCCCCGCGCGTTGGCCGAGGCCAACCGCGTCGCCCGCGCCGACTTTGAAGCCCGCCGCACCGAATGTTTGCTCTATCATGACTGA
- the nadD gene encoding nicotinate (nicotinamide) nucleotide adenylyltransferase, with protein MTDPKHVALFGGSFNPPHVCHTLATLWVLQTQAVDEVWWIPTYQHAFNKELASFEAREAMCQAALHSLNDVRVCTIERELGGESRTIDTVSALQERYPQTRFSLVIGADILSEVDRWKRWDDLMTMVDLIVVGRRGHDRDTAPDTIDLELPDISSTIIRDALAACDYESVRAWIPARVLDIVSEHRLYLGSRCA; from the coding sequence ATGACTGACCCCAAGCACGTTGCGCTCTTTGGCGGAAGTTTCAACCCGCCGCATGTCTGTCACACCCTGGCCACACTCTGGGTCTTGCAGACCCAGGCCGTCGACGAGGTCTGGTGGATTCCCACCTACCAACACGCCTTCAACAAAGAGCTGGCCAGTTTTGAAGCGCGCGAAGCCATGTGTCAGGCCGCGCTTCACTCCTTAAACGATGTACGCGTCTGCACCATTGAGCGCGAACTCGGTGGAGAGAGCCGCACCATCGACACGGTGAGCGCGCTCCAGGAGCGCTACCCCCAGACCCGTTTTTCACTGGTCATCGGCGCCGACATCCTCTCGGAGGTCGACCGCTGGAAGCGCTGGGATGACCTGATGACGATGGTTGACCTGATCGTCGTAGGCCGCCGAGGCCACGATCGCGACACGGCCCCGGATACAATCGATCTGGAGCTGCCCGACATCAGCTCCACGATCATCCGCGACGCCCTGGCCGCCTGCGACTACGAGAGCGTCCGCGCCTGGATCCCGGCCCGGGTCCTCGACATCGTCTCCGAACACCGCCTCTACCTGGGGTCGCGCTGCGCATGA
- a CDS encoding SMP-30/gluconolactonase/LRE family protein, giving the protein MNAVSIRAARWTSKLAAGALLLAACGSVDEDAAGQSQTALAHTSASVDSDYRIRTLTTGADLHATNGIQVGPDGNLYVASVLSRAIAVIHPRSGRILDMIGTERGVDSPDDLIFGPDGSLYWTSFLTGEVGRLSPDGVKTTVAQLAPGVNAIAMSPEGRLFVTIVFLGDALYELDPEGVQAPVLVSTGFGGLNSMQFGPDGDLYGPRWFAGDVVRVNVDTGAFTTVLDGLEVPAAVKFDSQGILHVVDQYAGEVISLNLDTGESEVVVELDKSGADNLAFDARDNIFITNAHDGWVRRVLPSGRTRSLTNEGLVAPGGVAVVPYQGEPTVFVADNLSMKGFSTRTGRKTASISSVIGVSALASPLTATADEGRVLTSSWFANVVQVWDPEQEAVVESHSDFATPLNALRYQDDLIVAELSTHQVVRRAAGTTDKEVLAAVPVPTGLATDGDSLWVADWASGSVYLIADEGEPVSPPQVVAQGLSFPEGMAVDTDGDLLVVETGRNQVTRIDVESGETSVLASGLDIGMAGPAGMPPTYVFNGIAVDDCGVVYVSVDSDNSVVKISPRGREARACGTLRPWRR; this is encoded by the coding sequence ATGAACGCTGTATCAATTCGCGCTGCTCGTTGGACATCGAAGTTGGCCGCCGGAGCCCTGCTCCTGGCGGCCTGTGGTAGTGTGGACGAGGATGCCGCCGGCCAGTCGCAGACGGCCCTGGCGCATACCTCGGCGTCGGTCGACTCCGACTACCGCATCCGTACGCTCACCACCGGGGCGGATCTGCACGCCACCAACGGCATCCAGGTCGGCCCGGATGGCAATCTCTACGTTGCCAGCGTGCTCTCCCGGGCCATCGCAGTCATCCACCCGCGCTCGGGCCGCATCCTCGACATGATCGGCACCGAACGCGGCGTCGACTCTCCCGACGACCTGATTTTTGGCCCCGACGGCTCGCTCTACTGGACCTCCTTTCTCACCGGCGAGGTCGGTCGACTCAGCCCCGACGGCGTCAAAACCACCGTCGCCCAGCTCGCCCCCGGCGTAAACGCCATCGCCATGTCGCCGGAGGGGCGCCTCTTTGTCACCATCGTCTTTCTGGGCGATGCCCTCTACGAGCTTGATCCAGAAGGTGTCCAGGCGCCCGTTCTGGTCAGCACCGGGTTCGGCGGACTCAACAGCATGCAGTTCGGTCCAGACGGTGACCTCTACGGGCCACGCTGGTTCGCCGGGGACGTCGTGCGCGTCAACGTGGACACCGGCGCCTTCACCACCGTGCTTGACGGGCTGGAGGTACCGGCCGCAGTCAAGTTTGACTCACAGGGCATCCTGCACGTCGTCGATCAGTATGCTGGCGAGGTCATCTCGCTCAACCTGGACACCGGGGAGTCGGAGGTGGTGGTGGAGCTCGATAAGAGCGGCGCCGACAACCTGGCCTTTGACGCACGCGACAACATCTTCATCACCAACGCCCACGACGGCTGGGTGCGTCGGGTGCTCCCCAGCGGCCGCACCCGCAGCTTGACCAACGAAGGGCTCGTCGCACCCGGCGGTGTGGCCGTGGTTCCCTACCAGGGGGAGCCGACGGTGTTCGTGGCCGATAACCTCTCGATGAAAGGGTTCTCCACGCGTACCGGACGCAAGACCGCCTCGATCTCCTCGGTCATCGGCGTCTCCGCGCTGGCCAGCCCGCTGACGGCCACCGCCGACGAGGGGCGCGTGCTCACCAGCTCCTGGTTTGCCAACGTCGTCCAGGTCTGGGACCCGGAACAAGAAGCCGTTGTGGAGAGCCACTCCGACTTTGCCACCCCGCTCAACGCCCTGCGCTACCAGGACGACCTGATCGTCGCCGAGCTCTCCACCCATCAGGTCGTACGTCGCGCCGCCGGCACCACCGACAAGGAAGTCCTGGCCGCCGTGCCCGTCCCCACCGGCCTGGCCACCGACGGTGACTCCCTCTGGGTCGCCGACTGGGCCAGCGGCTCGGTCTACCTGATCGCCGACGAGGGAGAGCCCGTGAGCCCGCCCCAGGTCGTCGCTCAGGGCCTCTCCTTCCCCGAGGGCATGGCCGTGGATACCGATGGCGACCTCCTGGTGGTCGAAACCGGTCGAAACCAGGTCACCCGCATCGATGTGGAATCTGGCGAGACCTCGGTACTGGCCAGCGGCCTGGATATCGGTATGGCGGGCCCTGCCGGGATGCCCCCCACCTACGTCTTCAACGGCATCGCCGTGGATGACTGCGGCGTGGTCTACGTGAGTGTCGATTCGGACAACTCCGTGGTGAAGATCTCGCCGCGGGGCCGCGAAGCTCGAGCTTGCGGAACCTTGCGCCCCTGGCGTCGTTGA